The proteins below are encoded in one region of Streptomyces roseirectus:
- a CDS encoding STM4013/SEN3800 family hydrolase gives MTRIVGTHDLLLVTLDTLRYDVAVELAEEGRIPNLARHLPGGRWEERHAPGSFTYASHQAMFAGFLPTPATPGPHPRLFAARFAGSETTAGGTFVYDTPDLVSGLAKEGYRTVCVGGVGFFNQRGPLGSVLPGLFQEAHWEPEFGVTSPHSFENQVTRAEQIVAGLPQDQRLFLFVNVAALHQPNWFHLPGATREAGDTRATHAAALEYVDRHIGRLFTAASSRRPCFTIVCSDHGTAYGDDGYTGHRLGHPVVWTVPYAQFTLNQGESA, from the coding sequence ATGACAAGGATCGTCGGCACCCACGACCTCCTCCTCGTCACCCTCGACACCCTGCGGTACGACGTCGCCGTCGAACTCGCCGAAGAGGGCCGCATCCCGAACCTCGCACGCCACCTCCCCGGCGGCCGGTGGGAGGAACGGCACGCCCCCGGCAGCTTCACGTACGCCTCCCACCAGGCCATGTTCGCCGGCTTCCTGCCCACCCCGGCGACCCCGGGTCCGCACCCCCGCCTCTTCGCCGCGCGCTTCGCGGGCAGCGAGACGACCGCCGGCGGCACCTTCGTGTACGACACCCCGGACCTCGTCTCCGGACTGGCGAAGGAGGGCTACCGCACGGTCTGTGTCGGCGGCGTCGGCTTCTTCAACCAGCGGGGCCCCCTCGGCAGCGTCCTCCCCGGCCTCTTCCAAGAGGCCCACTGGGAACCGGAGTTCGGCGTCACCTCCCCGCACTCCTTCGAGAACCAGGTCACCCGCGCCGAACAGATCGTCGCCGGACTCCCGCAGGACCAGCGCCTGTTCCTCTTCGTGAACGTCGCCGCCCTGCACCAGCCCAACTGGTTCCACCTCCCCGGCGCCACCCGCGAGGCCGGGGACACCCGCGCCACCCACGCCGCCGCCCTGGAGTACGTCGACCGGCACATCGGCCGCCTCTTCACCGCCGCGAGCAGCCGCCGCCCCTGCTTCACGATCGTCTGCTCCGACCACGGCACCGCCTACGGCGACGACGGCTACACCGGCCACCGCCTGGGCCACCCCGTGGTCTGGACGGTCCCGTACGCCCAATTCACCCTGAACCAGGGGGAGTCCGCGTGA
- a CDS encoding STM4011 family radical SAM protein, with translation MDLTLLYRGPLASCDYDCPYCPFAKRRDTPAQLRADRQALDRFTTWATHQTDDTLSILFTPWGEGLVRSWYRRALADLSHLPHVRRVAIQTNLSCRTDWLTEADPATLALWCTYHPGQTPYDRFLTKCRDLAAKGIRHSVGVVGLPDHLDHARRLRADLPGHVYLWINAAEGHTYDDASAADWTALDPLFPYSRHPHRSAGLPCRTGESVISVDGEGTVRRCHFVKAELGNLYDGSYREALKPRACPLAACDCHIGYVHLETLPLYDVFAGGVLERIPTAVARAAG, from the coding sequence ATGGACCTCACCCTCCTCTACCGCGGCCCGCTCGCCTCCTGCGACTACGACTGCCCCTACTGCCCGTTCGCCAAGCGCCGCGACACCCCGGCCCAACTCCGCGCCGACAGACAGGCGTTGGACCGCTTCACCACTTGGGCCACCCACCAGACCGACGACACCCTGTCGATCCTCTTCACCCCCTGGGGCGAGGGTCTGGTCCGTTCCTGGTACCGGCGCGCGCTCGCCGACCTCTCCCACCTCCCGCACGTCCGCCGCGTCGCGATCCAGACCAACCTGAGCTGCCGCACCGACTGGCTGACCGAGGCCGACCCCGCCACCCTCGCCCTGTGGTGCACCTACCACCCCGGCCAGACCCCCTACGACCGCTTCCTGACCAAGTGCCGTGACCTCGCGGCGAAGGGCATCCGCCACAGCGTCGGTGTCGTCGGCCTCCCCGACCACCTCGACCACGCCCGCCGCCTGCGCGCCGACCTCCCGGGCCACGTCTACCTGTGGATCAACGCGGCCGAGGGCCACACTTACGACGACGCCTCCGCCGCCGACTGGACGGCCCTCGACCCCCTCTTCCCCTACAGCCGCCACCCGCACCGGAGCGCCGGACTGCCCTGCCGCACCGGCGAGTCGGTGATCTCGGTGGACGGCGAGGGGACGGTCCGGCGCTGTCACTTCGTCAAAGCGGAACTGGGGAACCTGTACGACGGCTCCTACCGGGAAGCCCTGAAGCCCCGCGCCTGCCCGCTCGCCGCCTGCGACTGCCACATCGGGTACGTGCACCTGGAAACCCTCCCGCTGTACGACGTGTTCGCGGGAGGGGTCCTGGAGCGGATCCCTACGGCCGTCGCGCGAGCCGCAGGGTGA
- a CDS encoding STM4012 family radical SAM protein has translation MTTNRVTESPYQSYVYAYPHKTAYRKLDDRPPLTKLWADEPKAALSLYFHIPFCEVRCGFCNLFTRIGAPDGLTAAYLDALERQAAAAREALGPGDRRFATAAFGGGTPTFLTAAELDRLCDLAEDMGADLHTIPLSVEASPATATADRLSVLADRGTTRLSLGVQSFDDTEARAAVRPQKRADVEAALGRIRDAAIPVLNIDLIYGIDGQTAATWLNSLDAALSWRPEELYLYPLYVRPLTGLDRRAQDAPDPAWDQQRLRLYKLGRDHLLAHGYVQHSMRMFRRADAPDQGADDYACQTDGMIGLGCGARSYTRDLHYSFDYAVNMTEIRGIVDAYVATEDFTHAEIGFEMDDDERRRRYLLQSLLQAEGLPAVGQREYFAPELERWVERGWLTDTDDHLKLTPEGLAHSDAIGPELFSPVVRHRMAEYERK, from the coding sequence GTGACCACCAACCGCGTGACCGAGAGCCCCTACCAGTCGTACGTCTACGCCTACCCCCACAAGACCGCGTACCGGAAACTCGACGACCGCCCCCCGCTCACCAAACTCTGGGCGGACGAGCCGAAGGCAGCCCTCTCCCTCTACTTCCACATCCCGTTCTGCGAGGTCCGCTGCGGCTTCTGCAACCTCTTCACCCGCATCGGCGCCCCCGACGGCCTCACCGCCGCCTACCTCGACGCCCTCGAACGCCAAGCGGCCGCGGCCCGCGAAGCCCTCGGGCCCGGCGACCGCCGCTTCGCCACCGCGGCCTTCGGCGGCGGCACCCCCACCTTCCTCACGGCCGCCGAACTCGACCGCCTCTGCGACCTCGCCGAAGACATGGGCGCCGACCTGCACACCATCCCCCTCTCCGTCGAGGCGTCCCCCGCGACCGCCACCGCCGACCGCCTGAGCGTCCTCGCCGACCGCGGCACCACCCGCCTCAGCCTCGGTGTCCAGAGCTTCGACGACACCGAGGCGCGCGCCGCCGTCCGCCCGCAGAAACGCGCGGACGTCGAAGCCGCGCTCGGCAGGATCAGGGACGCGGCCATCCCCGTCCTCAACATCGACCTGATCTACGGCATCGACGGCCAGACGGCTGCGACCTGGCTCAACTCCCTCGACGCGGCGCTGAGTTGGCGCCCTGAGGAGCTGTACCTCTACCCCCTGTACGTCCGCCCCCTCACCGGCCTCGACCGCCGGGCCCAGGACGCCCCCGACCCGGCATGGGACCAACAACGCCTGCGCCTCTACAAGTTGGGCCGCGACCACCTCCTCGCCCACGGCTACGTCCAGCACTCCATGCGCATGTTCCGCCGGGCCGACGCCCCCGACCAGGGCGCCGACGACTACGCCTGCCAGACCGACGGCATGATCGGCCTCGGCTGCGGAGCACGCTCGTACACCAGAGACCTGCACTACTCCTTCGACTACGCGGTCAACATGACCGAGATACGCGGGATCGTCGACGCGTACGTGGCCACCGAGGACTTCACCCACGCGGAGATCGGCTTCGAGATGGACGACGACGAGCGCCGCCGCCGCTACCTGCTCCAGTCCCTCCTCCAGGCGGAGGGACTGCCCGCGGTGGGCCAACGGGAGTACTTCGCGCCCGAGTTGGAGCGCTGGGTCGAGCGCGGCTGGCTGACGGACACGGACGACCACCTGAAGCTCACCCCGGAGGGCCTCGCCCACTCCGACGCGATCGGACCCGAGCTGTTCTCCCCGGTGGTGCGCCACCGGATGGCCGAGTACGAAAGAAAGTAG